One region of Eupeodes corollae chromosome 1, idEupCoro1.1, whole genome shotgun sequence genomic DNA includes:
- the LOC129940718 gene encoding uncharacterized protein LOC129940718 yields MGRAKNKQNLLIATALCIINKRSSQKIRRFQVHPLFHARKIHGEYFSLIKRLELFPIKFFEYFRMSRQQFQCMLLKIRSDIQPRFNLFRNDTISAKEKLCLTLRFLATGASFADLSFRFLMGKTTVRWCIMQTIQAINKHFTDLVMPVPESPSFWKEISLDFLSNWNFPNCLGAVDGKHVKMFAPRKSGSFNFNYKKCFSTILMAVVDANYKFIMVSIGAHGSNADSTVFASSNFGKAWLSNPKSLFVPADQKLPSTENCLLFVLVGDEAFGLRHNLMTPFPGSHLTTKQRIFNYRLSRARRIVESTFGILVHTWRVLIKPLEIQMDLANP; encoded by the exons ATGGGTcgtgcaaaaaataaacaaaatttattgattgcaaCAGCTTtgtgtataataaataaaagatcttCTCAAAAAATACGACGCTTTCAAGTACACCCGCTTTTCCATGCTCGGAAGATACATGGCGAATATTTTTCACTTATTAAGAGACTCGAGTTGTTcccaattaagttttttgagtACTTTCGGATGAGCCGTCAGCAGTTCCAGTGTATGCTTTTAAAAATACGAAGTGATATCCAGCctagatttaatttgtttcgaaaCGATACCATAAGTGCCAAGGAGaaactttgtttgactttaag ATTCCTCGCTACGGGAGCTAGTTTCGCGGACCTATCTTTCCGATTTTTGATGGGAAAAACAACAGTCAGATGGTGTATAATGCAGACTATTCAGGCAATCAACAAGCATTTTACAGACTTGGTTATGCCAGTCCCCGAAAGCCCcagtttttggaaagaaatttctttggattttttgtCAAACTGGAATTTTCCCAACTGTCTTGGAGCTGTTGATGGAAAGCATGTGAAAATGTTTGCCCCAAGAAAGTCCGgcagtttcaatttcaattataaaaaatgcttCTCAACAATTCTGATGGCAGTTGTTGAtgcaaattacaaatttattatgGTAAGCATTGGAGCCCACGGATCTAACGCAGACTCGACTGTTTTTGCTTCATCTAACTTTGGAAAAGCTTGGCTAAGCAACCCAAAGTCATTATTTGTTCCTGCTGACCAAAAATTGCCAAGCACAGAAAATTGTCTACTCTTCGTTCTTGTGGGAGACGAAGCATTTGGCCTCCGACATAATTTGATGACTCCCTTCCCAGGTTCTCATTTGACCACCAAGCAAAGGATTTTTAACTACAG aCTCTCGAGAGCAAGGCGAATTGTGGAAAGCACATTTGGTATTTTAGTCCACACTTGGAGAGTTCtgataaaacctctcgaaattCAAATGGATCTGGCAAACCCCTAA